One region of Edaphobacter bradus genomic DNA includes:
- a CDS encoding tetratricopeptide repeat protein, with protein MNLGKHSLDKLADALAERRIAEGVAILDQVEGDLAKLSPAHPRAAELVLVVSEWIDVGYKDHRLLDLMLAKFPPEVRRKLPLEDYLRIRMSEAFRALSTDDVDIAIGILDFVLAAEQELPNQSVVVLAYFWRGRAHRKKGEYEAALKDIVYARTLAEQAPGGAISAAVIQIQEGWVLFQNGMRKEALRLLAKAESVLRSTDYYIALGNIESARGRIVRRAGEYAKALEHFDRAIAIYAEGDPNHPNLARTLVNAAYVKRLLALQLRRRIDVRAQRHLRGKSGAGAVSQENGHGGLRARHVEICNEAIEQLRRAREIYALHNHLNGIGSVMLNAGHLHLDRGDIDGAATNALEAYRLGFEKSDHILMARARILQATAENARVEEQLGEDVDIAVHADTAKKFCEEAIALAQHTQNRRLLAGAYVARGMTAANDFFQDWELAKRCASDAASLTGAGDHDHLLEDLATLKTVIMQASGINDILRGWSEGMLGEKTFQQVTEEFAEIVIPKVWIREGRKVSRVAQCLSISPKKVRRILRNAGLLTHD; from the coding sequence ATGAACCTCGGGAAGCATTCTCTGGACAAACTGGCCGATGCACTGGCGGAGCGGCGCATCGCGGAAGGCGTTGCGATCCTCGATCAGGTCGAGGGCGACCTCGCAAAGCTCAGCCCTGCGCATCCGCGGGCGGCGGAGTTGGTGCTGGTGGTCTCGGAGTGGATCGATGTGGGATACAAGGACCATCGTCTGCTGGACCTGATGCTTGCGAAGTTTCCTCCCGAGGTCCGTCGTAAACTGCCGCTCGAAGATTATCTGCGGATACGGATGAGCGAGGCCTTTCGCGCCTTGTCCACTGACGATGTCGATATCGCGATCGGGATTCTCGACTTTGTGCTTGCGGCGGAGCAGGAGCTGCCGAATCAGAGTGTTGTGGTGCTTGCCTACTTCTGGAGAGGCCGGGCGCATCGCAAGAAGGGTGAGTATGAAGCCGCGCTCAAGGACATCGTCTATGCACGCACGCTTGCCGAACAGGCTCCGGGAGGCGCGATCTCTGCGGCGGTGATTCAGATTCAGGAGGGCTGGGTTCTCTTCCAGAATGGGATGCGCAAGGAGGCCTTGCGTCTGCTGGCTAAGGCGGAAAGTGTTCTCCGGTCGACGGACTACTACATTGCGCTGGGAAATATTGAATCCGCTCGCGGGCGCATCGTGCGGAGGGCGGGTGAGTATGCCAAGGCGCTCGAGCACTTCGACCGCGCTATCGCGATCTACGCCGAAGGGGATCCGAACCATCCAAACCTGGCCCGTACGCTGGTGAATGCCGCTTATGTGAAGCGGCTGCTTGCGCTGCAGTTGCGGCGCAGGATTGATGTGCGGGCACAGAGACACTTGAGAGGAAAAAGCGGTGCCGGTGCAGTGTCTCAAGAGAACGGTCACGGCGGGCTTCGCGCTCGCCATGTGGAGATATGCAACGAAGCGATTGAGCAATTACGGCGTGCCCGAGAGATCTATGCTCTCCATAATCACCTGAACGGCATTGGGTCGGTGATGCTCAACGCGGGGCATCTGCATTTGGACCGAGGAGATATCGACGGGGCGGCGACGAACGCGCTCGAGGCGTACCGACTGGGATTTGAGAAGAGCGATCACATCCTGATGGCGCGTGCTCGCATTTTGCAGGCCACGGCTGAGAATGCGCGAGTGGAAGAACAACTGGGAGAGGACGTCGATATCGCTGTCCATGCGGACACGGCGAAGAAGTTCTGCGAGGAGGCGATTGCGCTTGCGCAGCATACACAGAATCGCCGCCTGCTCGCAGGAGCTTATGTCGCCCGTGGGATGACGGCAGCCAATGACTTCTTTCAGGACTGGGAACTGGCCAAGCGATGCGCGAGCGATGCTGCGAGCCTTACGGGAGCAGGCGATCATGATCATCTGCTTGAGGACCTGGCGACGTTGAAGACAGTGATCATGCAGGCTTCGGGGATCAATGACATTCTCCGTGGGTGGTCTGAAGGGATGCTGGGAGAGAAGACCTTTCAGCAGGTCACGGAGGAGTTTGCCGAGATTGTGATCCCGAAGGTCTGGATTCGCGAAGGAAGGAAGGTTTCCCGGGTAGCACAGTGTCTGTCGATCTCACCCAAGAAGGTGCGCCGCATCCTGAGGAACGCGGGCCTTCTTACGCATGATTGA
- a CDS encoding glycoside hydrolase family 18 protein, giving the protein MNLWLFRRSIMLVHAAAFVLLVCGAPAFAADSQGKAKGEGTHPLKGPARSPAKRQAESKMVIAYLFPQNTAIDPSTVAARKVTRINYAFANLKDGEMVEGFPHDAENLAALNGLKRDNPALTVVVSVGGWTWSGNFSDMALTRRSRGRFIDSAVRFVEKYNLDGVDIDWEYPGIAGNNNKFRPEDKQNYTLLLMELRQRFDREGRRLGRHLVTSIATGASHNFLAHTEMAKVQRYVETVNLMTYDYYLPGIDKTTGHDSPLLTNAADPRHVSADDSVRAFEEAGVSAGKIVLGVPFYGKTWGEVSSEDHGLFQPGKAVPGSHFSYGDVQGLLDDGYVRYWDTESAVPYLYSEQAHIFISYEDPESVARKCQYVTERRLGGVMFWEYFNDPSGALLDAIDAGLHGGETPRAEGR; this is encoded by the coding sequence ATGAATCTGTGGCTCTTCCGTCGAAGCATCATGCTTGTTCATGCTGCTGCTTTTGTTCTGTTGGTGTGTGGTGCTCCGGCCTTTGCGGCTGATTCGCAGGGGAAGGCGAAGGGTGAGGGGACCCACCCATTGAAGGGCCCAGCCAGGAGTCCGGCGAAACGTCAGGCGGAGAGCAAGATGGTGATCGCGTACCTCTTTCCGCAGAACACAGCGATCGATCCGAGTACAGTTGCGGCGCGCAAGGTGACGCGGATCAACTACGCGTTTGCGAACCTGAAGGACGGTGAGATGGTGGAGGGGTTTCCGCATGACGCGGAGAACCTCGCGGCGCTGAATGGGCTGAAGCGCGACAATCCGGCGCTGACGGTGGTGGTCTCGGTGGGTGGGTGGACGTGGTCGGGGAACTTTTCGGACATGGCGCTGACGCGGCGGTCGCGGGGGAGGTTCATCGACAGCGCGGTGCGGTTTGTGGAGAAGTACAACCTCGATGGGGTGGACATCGACTGGGAGTATCCGGGGATTGCCGGCAACAATAACAAGTTTCGCCCGGAGGACAAGCAGAACTACACGCTGCTGCTGATGGAGCTGAGGCAGCGGTTCGACCGCGAGGGGAGACGGCTGGGGCGGCATCTGGTGACGTCGATTGCGACGGGGGCGTCGCATAACTTTCTGGCGCACACGGAGATGGCGAAGGTGCAGCGGTATGTCGAGACGGTAAACCTGATGACGTACGACTACTATCTGCCGGGGATCGACAAGACGACGGGGCATGATTCTCCGCTGCTGACGAACGCGGCCGATCCGAGGCACGTCTCGGCGGATGACTCGGTGAGGGCGTTTGAGGAGGCGGGAGTTTCGGCAGGCAAGATCGTGCTCGGCGTGCCGTTCTATGGGAAGACGTGGGGTGAGGTTTCGAGCGAGGACCATGGGCTGTTCCAGCCGGGCAAGGCGGTTCCGGGGTCGCATTTTTCCTACGGCGATGTGCAGGGCCTGCTGGATGACGGCTATGTGAGGTACTGGGACACGGAGTCTGCGGTGCCCTATCTGTACAGCGAGCAGGCTCATATCTTTATCTCGTATGAAGATCCAGAGTCGGTCGCGAGAAAGTGCCAGTATGTGACGGAGAGAAGGCTGGGGGGAGTGATGTTCTGGGAGTACTTCAACGATCCTTCAGGCGCGCTGCTGGATGCGATCGATGCGGGGCTGCATGGCGGCGAGACGCCGCGTGCCGAGGGGCGATGA
- the aceB gene encoding malate synthase A has translation MSTATQIIDSIDSASEREILTPEARDFLNVLDQQFEARRVRLLNDRKLQQAKLDRGELPDFPAATEHIRTADWTVAPIPADLLDRRVEITGPPDRKMVINALNSGANVFMADFEDSNSPTWNNGIEGQRNLRDANQRTIEYSSPEGKHYQLGPNPAVLFVRPRGWHMVEKHFLVAGAPISASLFDFGLYFFHNFRTLLKRGTAPYFYLPKLESHQEARLWNDVFLFVQEYVGIPKGTIRATVLIETIPAAFEMDEILYELRDHSAGLNCGRWDYIFSFIKKFSSRPDFVLPERGVVTMEQPFLRSYVERLIHTCHRRGIHAMGGMAAQIPIRNNPQANEEAMERVRQDKLREVRAGHDGTWVAHPGLVPIARAVFDEYMKGKNQITPPQEKFSRITAKDLLELPQGHITEAGLERNVDVALQYIESWLRGNGCVPIYNLMEDAATAEISRVQLWQWVRYGAHLDDGRQITLEFVEQTLDSVLNRTKQSLGAEAYAASKFEQAAKLLRELATGRFEPFLTTVAYNTLEM, from the coding sequence ATGAGCACAGCCACGCAGATCATCGATAGCATCGACAGCGCCTCCGAGCGCGAGATTCTCACGCCCGAGGCGAGGGACTTTCTCAACGTCCTCGATCAGCAGTTCGAAGCTCGCCGCGTGCGCCTCCTGAACGACCGGAAGCTCCAGCAGGCAAAGCTGGATCGTGGGGAGCTTCCGGACTTCCCTGCCGCGACCGAACACATCCGCACCGCGGACTGGACAGTAGCACCCATCCCCGCAGACCTTCTCGATCGCCGCGTCGAGATCACCGGGCCGCCCGACAGAAAGATGGTCATCAACGCGCTCAACTCCGGCGCGAACGTCTTCATGGCTGACTTCGAGGACTCCAACTCGCCCACGTGGAACAACGGCATCGAAGGCCAGCGCAATCTGCGCGACGCAAACCAGCGCACCATCGAGTACAGCTCGCCCGAAGGGAAGCATTATCAGCTCGGCCCCAATCCAGCGGTGCTCTTTGTGCGCCCGCGCGGATGGCACATGGTGGAAAAGCACTTCCTCGTCGCCGGAGCTCCCATCTCGGCGTCGCTCTTCGACTTTGGGCTCTACTTCTTCCATAACTTCCGCACGCTGCTCAAACGCGGAACTGCGCCCTACTTCTATCTGCCGAAGCTCGAGAGCCATCAGGAAGCCCGTCTGTGGAACGATGTCTTCCTCTTCGTCCAGGAATACGTTGGCATTCCCAAGGGCACGATTCGCGCGACCGTTCTAATCGAAACCATTCCGGCTGCCTTCGAGATGGACGAGATTCTGTATGAGCTGCGGGACCACTCCGCCGGCCTCAACTGCGGCCGCTGGGACTACATCTTCAGCTTCATCAAGAAGTTCAGCAGCCGTCCCGACTTCGTCCTGCCCGAGCGCGGCGTCGTCACCATGGAGCAGCCCTTCCTCCGCTCCTACGTCGAACGCCTCATCCACACCTGCCACCGGCGCGGCATCCACGCCATGGGAGGCATGGCCGCGCAGATTCCCATTCGCAACAACCCGCAGGCGAACGAAGAGGCCATGGAACGGGTGCGTCAGGACAAGCTCCGCGAGGTGCGCGCAGGCCACGACGGAACCTGGGTTGCGCATCCCGGCCTGGTCCCCATCGCTCGGGCGGTGTTTGACGAGTACATGAAGGGCAAGAACCAGATCACGCCGCCACAGGAGAAGTTCTCGCGCATCACCGCCAAAGACCTGCTCGAGCTTCCGCAGGGCCACATCACCGAGGCCGGCCTCGAGCGCAACGTGGACGTCGCGCTGCAGTACATCGAATCGTGGCTGCGCGGCAACGGTTGCGTGCCCATCTACAACCTGATGGAGGACGCCGCGACAGCCGAGATCTCGCGAGTGCAGCTTTGGCAGTGGGTACGCTACGGCGCCCATCTGGACGATGGCCGGCAGATCACGCTGGAGTTCGTCGAGCAGACACTCGATTCCGTTCTCAACCGAACGAAGCAGTCGCTGGGAGCGGAGGCCTACGCCGCGTCGAAGTTCGAGCAGGCGGCGAAGCTGCTCCGCGAGCTAGCGACCGGACGATTCGAGCCGTTCCTCACCACTGTCGCTTACAACACGCTGGAGATGTAA
- a CDS encoding biotin/lipoyl-binding protein has translation MDQVTESLQRKRLGRRILIGVVVGAVITLLLTAYQVNRNPRTDDASVWANYILMAPEVEGRLVELHVKDNSYVKKGDLLFVIEPRPFEYALQQALADQELLEQQIIDERRKIAAQNSAVAAAGAALHTSKTGVRTASSSVDTAKAAVSRAQAAETAAAARLKYAQNDLNRVQPLLAKQFVTVDQVDQASTNVRVAQGNYDEAQAALTQAQSQLDEAVLRHDQAGTLAIQSQAQLGQAIHDIDRIETLIAERPAKAARVDTARLNLAWTRVVSPFDAYVTSLNISEGAYAHVGTPVFTLIDTRNWYVIANYREAKLKNIHLGSHVDVYVMGHPDRRFHGHVESIGFGVLPEDGNFTSGLPNIERTLNWVHLSARFPVRVHVDDPDPILFRIGTTAVTVVR, from the coding sequence ATGGACCAGGTCACGGAAAGCCTCCAACGCAAACGACTCGGTCGGCGGATCCTCATCGGTGTCGTCGTCGGAGCAGTAATCACACTGCTCCTCACCGCCTACCAGGTCAACCGCAACCCGCGCACTGACGACGCCAGCGTCTGGGCCAACTACATCCTGATGGCACCTGAGGTCGAAGGACGCCTCGTCGAGCTCCACGTCAAAGACAACTCCTACGTCAAAAAGGGAGACCTGCTCTTCGTCATCGAACCGCGCCCCTTCGAGTACGCCCTCCAGCAGGCGCTCGCCGACCAGGAGCTGCTCGAGCAGCAGATCATCGACGAGCGGCGCAAGATCGCCGCACAAAACAGTGCTGTTGCAGCCGCCGGGGCCGCCTTGCATACATCGAAGACAGGCGTCCGGACTGCAAGCAGCAGCGTCGATACCGCCAAGGCTGCCGTCTCCAGGGCCCAGGCTGCCGAAACCGCAGCCGCCGCCCGCCTCAAGTACGCCCAGAACGACCTGAACCGCGTGCAGCCCCTGCTCGCCAAGCAATTCGTCACCGTCGATCAGGTCGACCAGGCCAGCACCAACGTTCGCGTAGCACAGGGAAACTACGATGAGGCGCAGGCCGCTCTCACTCAGGCACAGTCTCAGCTTGACGAAGCTGTTCTCCGCCACGACCAGGCGGGAACTCTGGCAATTCAATCACAAGCCCAGCTGGGACAGGCCATCCACGACATCGACCGCATCGAGACCCTCATCGCCGAGCGCCCCGCCAAAGCCGCTCGCGTCGACACCGCACGCCTCAATCTCGCATGGACCCGCGTTGTCTCCCCCTTCGACGCCTATGTCACCAGCTTGAACATCTCCGAAGGGGCCTACGCGCACGTCGGAACTCCCGTGTTCACCCTCATCGACACGCGCAACTGGTACGTCATCGCCAACTACCGCGAGGCCAAGCTCAAGAACATCCACCTCGGCTCACACGTCGACGTCTACGTCATGGGACACCCCGACCGCCGATTCCATGGCCACGTCGAGAGCATCGGCTTCGGAGTCCTCCCCGAGGACGGCAACTTCACCTCCGGCTTGCCAAACATCGAGCGCACTCTCAACTGGGTGCATCTCTCCGCCCGCTTTCCTGTCCGCGTGCACGTCGACGACCCCGACCCAATCCTCTTTCGCATCGGAACAACCGCCGTCACCGTCGTGAGGTAA
- a CDS encoding FUSC family protein, translating into MSESVASAKTASAWPAALSPWVDRIRADLQPTPGRLGSSLRIVLTTIITLILLQALRMPQASLGLFFIFLVGRDSPAVSLRSGIFASISLGAAAALSLSAVGLSENDPIVRLLSVTVVAFIVGILLVSTTVGVLAVAGGLIYSTLIGLWENHNVSQDFLVKRTLYIVATVLLAIAVSVAVEYLFGTKDPVKELMKQRRIRYQALETMFSLFAQGAPSEQTLPAVIAVSRLASGGQTNMQQLYNTIVDRNLDPGILPFGTRVRLTMLAQLMDVSAAFATQNPAVTDPELQQRCAHLAAICRAIKDDLRPSVEALKEHGVLDPTSLIGRVDTTLHDILSMPAKGPEVNRELIALASSKVPVFIPGKWKELKTVAFALRVSLCATFCYIFYHAVDWPGISTCVTTVMVTALTSSGALKQKLLFRLIGSLIGGLILGLGATVAFFPHMDTLNSLVVLIGAVALLSAWVAAGRHFSYVGVQMAFAFYIVAFEDFSAPTELAPARDRFIGILLALIVMAYVFDLLWPVRTVTEMRTALAGILRGQANYLRLTTPPLPREIAELRHKADQLRDQIGKTAAGIRTTAEFIDYEFGVDREQHRRTGQMIVQSGLTSVGFFWNQFVVLHKEADLDFITHPQLAAMRRTIADGMDAMASSVVQGTAFPKIDATTAIDPALFSDPRYGEYARNSVDRFNELQTVISDLQTAA; encoded by the coding sequence ATGTCCGAAAGCGTCGCATCCGCGAAGACCGCTTCCGCGTGGCCTGCAGCCCTCTCCCCATGGGTCGACCGTATCCGGGCTGATCTGCAGCCCACACCCGGACGCCTCGGCAGCTCGTTGCGCATCGTTCTCACCACGATCATCACGCTCATCCTGCTCCAGGCTCTCAGGATGCCGCAGGCCTCCCTCGGGCTGTTCTTCATCTTCCTGGTCGGCCGCGACTCCCCCGCCGTCTCGCTTCGCTCCGGCATCTTCGCGTCCATCTCCCTCGGAGCCGCCGCTGCTCTCTCGCTCTCAGCCGTCGGCTTATCGGAAAACGACCCCATCGTGCGGCTCCTCAGCGTCACCGTCGTCGCCTTCATCGTGGGAATTCTTCTGGTCTCGACGACAGTCGGGGTTCTCGCTGTCGCAGGCGGTTTGATCTACTCCACTCTCATCGGCTTATGGGAGAACCATAACGTCTCGCAGGATTTTCTGGTCAAGCGAACGCTCTACATCGTCGCCACCGTCCTCCTCGCGATCGCCGTTTCCGTAGCCGTCGAATACCTCTTCGGAACCAAAGACCCCGTCAAGGAGCTGATGAAGCAGCGCAGGATTCGCTACCAGGCTCTCGAAACGATGTTCTCCCTCTTCGCCCAGGGAGCGCCAAGCGAACAAACCCTTCCCGCCGTCATCGCCGTCTCCCGGCTCGCTTCCGGCGGGCAGACCAACATGCAGCAGCTCTACAACACCATCGTCGACCGTAACCTCGACCCCGGCATTCTGCCCTTCGGAACCCGCGTGCGCCTCACTATGCTGGCACAGCTCATGGACGTCTCAGCCGCCTTCGCTACGCAGAACCCGGCCGTAACCGATCCGGAGCTGCAACAACGCTGCGCCCATCTCGCCGCGATCTGCCGCGCCATCAAGGACGATCTCAGGCCATCCGTAGAAGCCCTGAAAGAACATGGCGTCCTTGATCCGACTTCTCTGATCGGGCGCGTCGATACAACGCTTCACGACATTCTCTCCATGCCGGCGAAAGGCCCAGAAGTCAACCGCGAGCTCATCGCGCTCGCTTCAAGCAAGGTCCCTGTCTTTATCCCCGGCAAGTGGAAAGAACTGAAGACCGTCGCCTTCGCCCTCAGGGTCAGCCTCTGCGCCACCTTCTGCTACATCTTCTATCACGCTGTCGACTGGCCCGGAATCTCAACCTGCGTCACGACCGTCATGGTCACTGCACTCACCAGCAGCGGAGCCCTCAAGCAGAAGCTGCTCTTCCGCCTCATCGGCTCTCTCATCGGCGGCCTCATCCTCGGACTCGGCGCAACAGTCGCTTTCTTCCCTCACATGGATACCCTCAACTCGCTCGTGGTGCTCATCGGCGCCGTCGCGCTGCTGAGCGCCTGGGTTGCCGCTGGACGCCACTTCAGCTACGTCGGCGTTCAGATGGCCTTTGCCTTCTACATCGTAGCCTTTGAAGACTTCAGCGCCCCGACGGAACTCGCTCCTGCGCGCGACCGCTTCATAGGAATCCTGCTCGCTCTCATCGTCATGGCCTATGTCTTCGATCTCCTCTGGCCCGTCCGCACCGTCACCGAAATGCGCACCGCCCTTGCCGGCATCCTGCGCGGCCAAGCCAACTACCTTCGATTAACCACACCTCCCCTCCCCCGCGAAATCGCCGAACTTCGGCACAAGGCCGATCAGCTTCGCGACCAGATCGGCAAGACTGCCGCCGGCATCCGCACCACGGCAGAGTTCATCGATTACGAGTTCGGCGTCGATCGCGAACAACACCGCCGCACCGGTCAAATGATCGTCCAGTCCGGGCTGACTTCGGTCGGCTTCTTCTGGAATCAGTTCGTCGTCCTCCACAAGGAGGCAGACTTGGACTTCATCACCCACCCCCAGCTCGCGGCAATGCGCCGGACCATAGCTGACGGCATGGACGCCATGGCCAGCTCCGTTGTGCAAGGAACAGCCTTCCCAAAGATCGACGCCACCACAGCGATCGATCCCGCTCTCTTCAGCGACCCTCGCTACGGCGAGTACGCGCGCAACTCAGTCGACCGCTTCAACGAACTCCAGACGGTCATCTCCGATCTGCAAACCGCCGCCTGA
- a CDS encoding YtcA family lipoprotein — MTRRTLLLAQVFCLLCTGCGRAPAFDIIGSFFPVWIICLTIAVILASILRIILLRYQFEAEIGPVALFYPSVVILLACLLWLIFFH, encoded by the coding sequence ATGACTCGAAGAACTCTCCTCCTCGCTCAAGTCTTCTGCCTGCTCTGCACAGGCTGCGGACGCGCGCCTGCGTTTGACATCATCGGCTCTTTCTTTCCCGTCTGGATCATCTGCCTCACCATCGCCGTCATCCTTGCGTCTATCCTGCGCATCATACTTCTGCGATACCAGTTCGAGGCCGAGATCGGGCCCGTCGCACTCTTCTACCCCAGCGTCGTCATTCTGCTCGCCTGCCTCCTCTGGCTCATCTTCTTTCACTAA
- a CDS encoding TolC family protein — protein MLTQALVFSPVTHCTTTARKSHRQQTISLGLLLLTLTCLRSSAIASAQCAGIASTPAAAADCAARSTPVDVAATIDPAHPYTLAELIDIAEHNNPRTHIIWEQAKQRADALGVAKSAYFPILAGIAAFSDERFIDPFPKPLAPRGYTMVEIPSVVPEVTLDYLIFDFGKREGRVDAATAEKLAAGANFIQANQQVAFSVASAYYNLLIQQERLEAAQQTLKTAQTTQDAAEAQLQNGRSTIPDVLNARAETSQAVFDLEAADGNEKIARVSLTEVLGVDPSPNITIEGEKNAPLPDTLTLPIDQLIDRAMTGRPDLMAQAAEIRAADASIRAAKSEYLPTITLKADAAYTSVWPTADFGQLGHANQATWAAELAVQWRIFDGGARKNELATARSEKRSAQDELRDKRDQATREVWTSYIAFRTALRQQQAAVALLGSANASYSSSLEAYKYGVKNLIDVLTAERQLALARSSSVTARSQLFLQAVNLEFTTGNLLRPLPPATTTAAPPATPTTPMNPSVPTTPTTPTTPTIPTPPQDGPPR, from the coding sequence GTGTTAACACAGGCATTGGTTTTCAGCCCGGTTACACACTGCACTACAACGGCTCGGAAATCGCATCGTCAGCAGACGATCTCGCTCGGCCTCCTTCTCCTGACCCTCACCTGCCTTCGGTCCTCGGCCATAGCCTCCGCCCAGTGCGCCGGAATCGCCTCCACCCCGGCTGCCGCTGCCGACTGCGCTGCACGCTCGACTCCCGTCGATGTTGCTGCAACCATTGACCCGGCCCACCCCTACACCCTGGCCGAGCTGATCGACATCGCCGAGCACAACAACCCGCGCACGCACATCATCTGGGAGCAGGCCAAGCAGAGGGCCGACGCGCTCGGAGTCGCAAAGAGCGCCTACTTCCCGATACTTGCCGGTATCGCGGCATTTTCCGACGAGCGCTTCATCGATCCCTTTCCCAAGCCGCTTGCGCCCCGCGGCTACACCATGGTCGAGATTCCGTCCGTCGTGCCCGAGGTCACGCTCGACTACCTCATCTTCGACTTCGGAAAGCGCGAGGGGAGGGTCGACGCCGCAACCGCAGAGAAGCTCGCCGCTGGCGCCAACTTCATTCAGGCCAATCAACAGGTCGCCTTCTCCGTCGCCAGCGCCTACTACAATCTGCTCATCCAGCAGGAGCGTCTCGAAGCCGCCCAGCAGACCCTGAAGACCGCGCAGACCACGCAAGACGCCGCCGAAGCGCAGTTGCAGAATGGCCGCTCCACCATTCCGGACGTCCTCAACGCGCGCGCCGAGACCTCACAAGCCGTCTTCGATCTCGAAGCCGCCGACGGCAACGAGAAGATCGCGCGTGTCTCCCTCACCGAGGTGCTCGGCGTCGATCCTTCGCCCAACATCACCATCGAGGGTGAGAAAAACGCTCCCCTGCCCGACACCCTTACCCTTCCCATTGATCAGCTCATAGACCGCGCCATGACGGGCCGCCCCGACCTCATGGCGCAGGCCGCCGAGATCCGTGCCGCCGACGCCTCCATCCGCGCCGCGAAGTCCGAGTATCTCCCTACGATCACCCTCAAAGCCGACGCCGCCTATACCTCCGTCTGGCCCACGGCGGACTTCGGCCAGCTCGGCCACGCCAACCAGGCGACGTGGGCTGCCGAACTGGCCGTCCAGTGGCGCATCTTTGATGGAGGCGCGCGCAAGAACGAGCTCGCCACCGCCCGCTCGGAGAAGCGCAGCGCTCAGGACGAGCTGCGCGACAAGCGTGACCAGGCCACCCGCGAGGTCTGGACCTCCTACATCGCCTTCCGAACCGCGTTGCGCCAGCAGCAGGCCGCCGTCGCACTGCTCGGCTCAGCCAACGCCTCTTACTCTTCCTCGCTCGAGGCCTATAAGTATGGCGTCAAGAACCTCATCGACGTCCTGACAGCGGAACGGCAGTTGGCTCTGGCCCGCTCCTCCAGCGTCACGGCACGCTCGCAGCTCTTTCTCCAGGCCGTCAATCTCGAATTCACTACCGGCAATCTCCTGCGGCCGCTTCCACCTGCAACCACAACGGCAGCACCGCCAGCAACCCCAACGACGCCAATGAATCCATCGGTCCCCACAACACCGACAACACCAACGACACCAACGATACCAACCCCACCTCAGGACGGCCCCCCACGATGA
- the aceA gene encoding isocitrate lyase: protein MIQNATTANPWDTPRWRGITRTYQPADVDRLRGTVRVEHSLARAGAEKLWRLLHHERYIHALGALTGNQAVEMAQAGLKAIYLSGWQVAADANLAGQMYPDQSLYPANSVPNVVRAINNALMRADQIAYAEKNSSIDWMLPIVADAETGFGGTLNAFELMKGMIEAGAAAVHFEDQLSSAKKCGHMGGKVLVPAREAIQKLVAARLAADVLDVPTLVIARTDANAAHLITSDCDPIDAPFITGERTIEGFFAFRGGLDAAIARALAYAPYADMIWCETSEPNLKEARRFARAIHSRFPGKLLAYNCSPSFHWRAKLNEWEISQFQRELGELGYRFQFVTLAGFHALNLSIFELAREYARTGMSAYSKLQQREFEMAEFGYGAVKHQRFVGTGYFDDVANTIAAGETSTRALPGSTEEEQFEATIESALYDSQLTVSAGD, encoded by the coding sequence ATGATCCAGAACGCAACCACAGCCAACCCCTGGGATACTCCGCGCTGGCGGGGCATTACGCGCACCTATCAGCCAGCAGACGTCGATCGTCTTCGCGGAACCGTTCGCGTAGAACACTCGCTGGCGCGCGCTGGAGCCGAGAAGCTCTGGCGCCTGCTTCACCACGAGAGGTACATTCACGCGCTCGGCGCGCTCACCGGCAACCAGGCGGTCGAGATGGCGCAGGCCGGCCTCAAGGCCATCTACCTCAGCGGCTGGCAGGTCGCCGCGGACGCCAATCTTGCAGGGCAGATGTACCCCGACCAGAGCCTCTACCCGGCAAACAGCGTCCCAAATGTCGTCCGCGCGATCAACAATGCGTTGATGCGAGCCGACCAGATAGCGTACGCCGAAAAGAACAGCTCCATCGACTGGATGCTGCCCATCGTCGCCGACGCCGAGACCGGATTCGGAGGCACACTCAACGCCTTTGAGCTGATGAAGGGGATGATCGAAGCCGGCGCCGCGGCCGTCCACTTCGAGGACCAGCTGTCTTCCGCAAAGAAGTGCGGCCACATGGGCGGCAAGGTGCTCGTTCCCGCGCGCGAGGCCATCCAGAAGCTGGTCGCGGCACGACTGGCCGCCGACGTCCTCGATGTGCCGACCCTTGTGATCGCGCGCACCGACGCAAATGCCGCCCATCTCATCACCAGCGACTGCGACCCCATCGACGCGCCCTTCATTACCGGTGAGCGTACCATCGAAGGCTTTTTCGCCTTCCGCGGCGGACTCGACGCCGCAATTGCACGCGCCCTCGCCTATGCTCCCTACGCCGACATGATCTGGTGCGAAACCTCCGAGCCAAATCTCAAGGAGGCGAGACGGTTCGCCAGGGCCATCCACAGCAGGTTTCCCGGCAAGCTGCTGGCCTATAATTGTTCTCCATCCTTCCATTGGAGGGCCAAGCTGAATGAGTGGGAGATCTCGCAGTTCCAGCGCGAACTCGGCGAGTTGGGCTATCGTTTTCAGTTCGTTACGCTCGCCGGGTTCCACGCGCTGAACCTCTCGATCTTCGAGCTTGCACGGGAGTACGCGCGCACAGGAATGTCAGCCTACTCTAAGCTGCAGCAACGGGAGTTCGAGATGGCGGAGTTCGGCTACGGAGCCGTCAAGCATCAGCGGTTCGTCGGCACCGGCTACTTTGACGACGTCGCCAATACTATTGCCGCCGGCGAGACTTCCACCCGCGCGCTGCCTGGCTCCACCGAGGAGGAGCAGTTCGAGGCAACCATAGAATCAGCTCTGTACGACTCACAACTCACCGTGTCGGCAGGCGACTGA